A DNA window from Nitrospira sp. contains the following coding sequences:
- a CDS encoding Histidine kinase (MaGe:77309211) translates to MLRAGLLASEGGMISHKLLASKHLAQAFTLRLELLIGIAILATGGFALAVYDTIKTVQIHGPLYAQIVQSNDLLAATLPPPLYIVESYLVTVELLSAPPSQQQALIEQFIRHEQAYSGKQAEWRRRLPPESLHGALAESAGQWAQAFYNQWHREFLPALERGDTRVMTDLVYGPLSNQFEQHRREILELTQFADTQRRHVEAEARATFSARLYFLGGLGASLIGAMVLIGWLINRQISAPLLRKLQDSDERARSIVTSALDAIIVMDAQGRITDWNPQAERILGWTKDEVLGKKLSDTIIPPHYREHHDRGLQQYLATGEGPALGKRLELTALRADGTEFPVELAITPLRLASGTTFSGFIRDISERKQWEDTLHTVVESAPSGMVLVDQSGILRMVNAEVERIFGYPRAELLGKPIETLLPEPIRQQHVKDRTAFMASPSSRAMGTGRALHGRRKDGSEFPVEVGLKSVRTATGISIIATVMDVTERKQIETALRQAKEHAEAANTSKSQFLANMSHEIRTPMNGVLGMAELLLNSPLTEKQRHLANSVHRSGTALLGIINDILDFSKIEAGKLELERIEFGLRETIEEAVDLFADPVGKKGLELTCYVPDDIPDNVIGDPVRLRQVLLNLVGNAVKFTSHGEVTIRAALLNKEHDRLTLKIDVTDTGLGIPPQAQSRLFTAFSQTDGSTTRRFGGTGLGLAIVKQLTQLMGGEVGVTSKTNQGSTFWFTTQLGWVAQPPAFKATDRFLDHMRILVVDDNETNRYILEAHLASWGADTISADSGAAALALLREQTDRHLPIDLAILDIHMPDMDGIMLAKAIKDDPATRHIDLWALSSVDNLTRGEAGAAGGFSTWLRKPVRQSLLRECLRRRRQGTPAISSVHTPPPVDRSSILGRVLLVEDNSVNREVSVGMLELIGYRVTVAENGQQALTASATEAFDLILMDCQMPVMDGFTATTAIRARERDRNASHVPIVALTANAMDGDRERCLTAGMDDYLSKPFSQQALADMLARWQPAHPSIQASPTQPDTERSDAKTPQPAPPEGLIDRTAWAAIAALQRPGQPNLLHKSFSLYLTSSHTQVENLQRAFQQQDLQAMLMAAHTLKSSSAMLGASGLAALARQLEAACRAEQTMPAMELVSLIETEHQRVCALFRQELSQSPEEAA, encoded by the coding sequence GTGTTGCGCGCTGGCCTGCTCGCATCCGAGGGCGGCATGATCTCCCACAAACTATTGGCGTCGAAGCACCTGGCCCAGGCTTTCACGCTGCGGCTTGAGCTGCTAATCGGCATCGCGATTCTCGCGACCGGCGGATTCGCCCTCGCTGTCTACGACACGATTAAGACGGTGCAAATTCATGGACCGCTCTATGCCCAAATCGTCCAAAGCAACGATCTCCTCGCCGCCACGCTCCCTCCACCGCTCTATATCGTCGAGTCCTATCTCGTGACGGTAGAACTCTTGAGCGCGCCCCCCTCGCAACAACAGGCGCTCATCGAGCAATTCATCCGGCACGAACAGGCCTACTCGGGCAAGCAGGCCGAGTGGCGCCGCCGCCTCCCGCCAGAATCGTTGCACGGCGCGCTCGCGGAATCAGCTGGCCAATGGGCACAGGCGTTTTACAACCAATGGCATCGCGAATTTCTGCCCGCGCTGGAACGCGGCGACACGCGCGTCATGACCGATCTTGTGTACGGCCCCCTGAGCAACCAGTTCGAGCAACACCGCCGGGAAATTTTAGAACTGACCCAATTTGCCGACACCCAGCGCCGCCACGTCGAAGCAGAAGCCCGCGCGACCTTCAGCGCGCGCCTCTATTTCCTTGGAGGACTGGGAGCCAGCCTCATCGGCGCCATGGTGCTGATTGGCTGGCTGATTAACCGGCAGATCAGCGCGCCGCTTCTCCGCAAACTCCAGGACAGCGATGAGCGCGCCCGCTCTATTGTGACCAGCGCCTTGGACGCCATCATCGTCATGGACGCGCAGGGCCGTATCACCGACTGGAACCCGCAAGCCGAGCGAATTTTAGGCTGGACCAAAGACGAGGTGCTGGGGAAAAAACTTTCGGACACCATTATCCCTCCGCACTATCGCGAACACCACGACCGAGGATTGCAGCAGTACCTGGCGACCGGCGAAGGCCCCGCGCTGGGGAAACGCCTGGAACTGACCGCGCTGCGCGCCGATGGGACGGAGTTCCCGGTTGAGCTGGCCATCACCCCCCTGAGGCTTGCGTCCGGCACGACCTTCAGCGGTTTTATCCGAGATATTTCCGAACGGAAACAATGGGAAGACACGCTGCACACCGTGGTGGAATCCGCGCCGAGCGGGATGGTGCTAGTCGATCAGTCCGGCATTCTGCGCATGGTGAATGCCGAAGTAGAGCGGATCTTCGGATATCCGCGAGCCGAACTGCTTGGCAAGCCAATCGAGACCCTGCTCCCCGAACCGATCCGCCAGCAACATGTCAAAGACCGCACCGCCTTTATGGCCAGCCCCAGTTCCAGAGCGATGGGCACCGGGCGTGCGTTGCATGGGCGGCGAAAAGACGGCTCAGAATTCCCCGTTGAAGTCGGGCTGAAATCCGTTCGCACGGCAACGGGGATCAGCATCATCGCGACCGTCATGGATGTGACAGAGCGGAAACAGATCGAAACGGCCCTCCGCCAGGCCAAGGAACATGCCGAAGCCGCCAACACCTCCAAATCCCAGTTTCTCGCCAACATGAGCCACGAGATCCGGACTCCGATGAACGGCGTCCTCGGCATGGCGGAGCTCCTGCTCAATTCACCGTTGACCGAGAAACAACGGCATCTCGCCAATAGTGTCCACCGCTCAGGGACCGCCTTGCTCGGCATCATCAACGACATTTTGGATTTTTCGAAGATCGAGGCCGGCAAATTGGAACTGGAACGGATCGAGTTCGGACTCCGAGAAACGATCGAAGAAGCCGTGGATCTCTTCGCCGATCCGGTAGGCAAAAAAGGGTTGGAATTGACCTGCTATGTCCCCGATGACATTCCGGATAACGTCATCGGCGATCCGGTCCGGCTGCGACAGGTGCTCCTCAACCTCGTGGGCAACGCCGTGAAGTTTACCTCCCACGGCGAAGTCACCATCCGCGCGGCGCTGCTGAACAAAGAGCACGACCGGCTCACACTGAAAATCGACGTGACCGACACCGGACTGGGGATCCCCCCTCAAGCCCAATCGCGGCTCTTCACCGCGTTTTCCCAGACCGACGGCTCCACGACCAGGCGCTTCGGAGGAACAGGTTTGGGCCTTGCTATTGTCAAACAATTAACCCAGCTCATGGGCGGAGAGGTTGGCGTGACCAGCAAGACCAACCAGGGATCGACGTTCTGGTTCACCACCCAACTGGGCTGGGTCGCGCAACCGCCCGCGTTCAAAGCCACAGACCGGTTTCTGGATCACATGAGAATCCTGGTGGTGGACGACAATGAGACCAACCGCTATATCCTGGAAGCGCACCTGGCCTCCTGGGGGGCTGACACCATCTCCGCCGACTCCGGCGCCGCGGCCCTGGCGCTCCTGCGCGAACAAACAGACCGTCACCTGCCGATCGATCTGGCGATCCTCGATATTCACATGCCCGACATGGACGGCATCATGCTCGCCAAAGCCATCAAGGACGATCCGGCGACCCGTCATATCGATCTGTGGGCGCTCAGCTCCGTCGACAACCTCACCCGCGGCGAGGCCGGTGCCGCGGGAGGATTTTCTACATGGCTCCGAAAGCCCGTGCGGCAATCTCTTCTGAGAGAATGCTTGCGGCGGCGCCGGCAGGGAACTCCCGCCATTTCTTCCGTTCACACTCCGCCGCCGGTCGACCGCTCCTCCATTCTTGGGCGAGTCCTCCTCGTCGAAGATAATTCCGTCAATCGCGAGGTCTCGGTCGGGATGCTCGAACTGATCGGGTATCGGGTGACCGTCGCGGAAAATGGACAGCAAGCGCTTACCGCATCCGCAACCGAAGCCTTCGATCTCATCCTCATGGATTGCCAAATGCCGGTCATGGATGGGTTCACGGCAACGACAGCCATTCGAGCGCGCGAGCGGGACAGAAACGCTTCCCATGTCCCCATCGTCGCCTTGACGGCCAACGCCATGGACGGCGACCGGGAACGCTGTCTGACCGCTGGAATGGACGACTACCTGAGCAAACCCTTTTCCCAGCAAGCGCTGGCAGACATGCTGGCCCGCTGGCAGCCAGCGCATCCCTCAATTCAAGCTTCCCCCACCCAACCAGATACAGAACGATCTGACGCGAAGACGCCTCAGCCGGCGCCGCCGGAAGGACTGATCGACCGAACTGCGTGGGCGGCCATCGCCGCCCTCCAGCGGCCGGGGCAACCGAATCTGCTGCACAAAAGCTTCAGCCTCTATCTCACCAGTTCCCACACACAGGTAGAGAACCTTCAGCGCGCATTCCAGCAGCAAGACCTCCAGGCCATGCTGATGGCGGCCCATACGCTGAAATCGTCAAGCGCCATGCTCGGGGCCAGCGGATTGGCGGCGCTGGCCAGGCAGCTGGAAGCAGCCTGCCGGGCTGAGCAAACGATGCCGGCGATGGAATTGGTCTCTCTCATCGAAACAGAACATCAGCGCGTGTGCGCGTTGTTCCGCCAAGAACTGTCGCAATCACCTGAGGAGGCTGCATGA
- a CDS encoding hypothetical protein (Evidence 4 : Unknown function but conserved in other organisms; MaGe:77309212), with the protein MKLSTFTYPASHRTPIASLPLKDPTRTLVILFGPSQLLNNPEPVQTVLTAYAGAAAIGCSSSGEIFGTQVQDDTLVVGLLEFDSTTVRTASAKVTDQSHSFDAAQTIAHQLHDPALRGILVLSDGLGVNGSDLIRGLNSVLPAHVVVTGGLAGDGDRFKQTWVLQEGRPVSGYVTAVGFYGSAVRLTHGSKGGWDLFGPERLITRSRGNILYELNRKPALQLYKDYLGELASGLPGTALHFPLAIRRQQGDAKHLVRTILAIDETDQSLTFAGDMPEGAYAQFMRANFDRLIQGASDAATSAATTKAAATPTLSIAISCVGRRIVLGERTEEEVEAAFDMLPTGSAQIGFYSYGEISPYATGHCDLHNQTMTLTTISEAA; encoded by the coding sequence ATGAAACTCTCCACCTTTACCTATCCCGCTTCTCACCGGACACCGATCGCAAGCTTGCCGCTCAAAGATCCAACCCGCACGCTGGTGATTCTATTCGGCCCCTCGCAGCTGCTCAATAATCCGGAGCCGGTCCAAACCGTCCTGACCGCCTATGCCGGCGCCGCCGCCATCGGCTGCTCCAGCTCGGGAGAAATCTTCGGCACGCAGGTCCAGGACGACACCCTGGTGGTCGGACTCTTAGAGTTCGATTCCACCACCGTGCGCACGGCCTCGGCCAAGGTCACCGATCAGAGCCATTCCTTCGACGCGGCGCAGACCATCGCACATCAATTACACGACCCTGCGCTCCGCGGCATCCTGGTCCTGTCGGATGGGCTCGGCGTCAACGGCAGCGACTTGATTCGCGGGCTGAACTCCGTGCTGCCCGCGCATGTCGTCGTCACCGGCGGGCTGGCCGGAGACGGCGATCGATTCAAACAGACCTGGGTGCTGCAAGAGGGGCGTCCCGTATCCGGCTATGTCACCGCCGTGGGATTCTACGGCTCCGCCGTTCGGCTTACCCACGGATCCAAGGGAGGATGGGATCTCTTCGGACCGGAACGGCTAATCACCCGCTCGCGCGGCAACATTCTCTATGAGCTGAATCGCAAACCGGCGCTCCAACTATACAAGGACTACCTGGGCGAGCTCGCCAGCGGGCTGCCCGGCACCGCACTGCATTTCCCACTGGCCATCCGGCGGCAACAGGGCGATGCGAAACATCTCGTGCGGACGATCCTCGCCATCGATGAAACCGACCAATCCCTCACCTTCGCAGGCGATATGCCTGAAGGCGCCTATGCCCAATTCATGCGAGCGAACTTCGACCGCCTGATCCAGGGCGCCTCCGATGCCGCCACCTCGGCGGCCACGACCAAGGCGGCGGCGACTCCGACGCTGTCGATTGCCATCAGTTGCGTCGGACGGCGCATTGTGCTGGGCGAGCGGACGGAAGAAGAAGTCGAGGCGGCCTTCGACATGCTGCCCACCGGATCCGCCCAGATCGGATTCTACTCATATGGCGAAATTTCTCCGTACGCCACAGGCCATTGCGATCTGCACAATCAAACGATGACGCTGACCACCATTTCAGAGGCAGCCTAA
- a CDS encoding putative Histidine kinase (Evidence 3 : Putative function from multiple computational evidences; Product type e : enzyme; MaGe:77309213), which yields MHPLLQRQLKRLGTTPTQAPTDLAAWQALLTRVSQSYTESDQSRTLLERSLDVMSREMQGLYEDLQRSSETELAKERTKLEAVLHSLGDGLCVVDAQWNIVLVNPQAEQMFGLPLASLNGQPIYRFLSPSPEEFSHASLITDTTLPPLEQGASYRTDDGLLLRHDGQMLPVSLAVTPVSGEDAISGAVLVFRDITDQKKLEEHRAESAARLRRIQAGLLKLATNATLYRGERAEGFPTIAEVAAQSLQVARVSIWFFTEARAALHCAELFEISTGGHTAGTELSASSYPRYFAELATEDVIVANQAQTDLATSEFATDYLIPLGITSMLDAPIRSAGKMVGVICHEHIGPPRIWTAEEQQFATSVANTVSLVLEAADRRKAEQALRENEEKYRGLFEGSHDAIMILSHPDWKFTACNPATVALFGAQSVEQITTLGPWNVSPDLQPDGKLSAAEAPKMIMTALQQGSHFFEWTHKKLDGPNFPATVLLTRITLQGQVCLQATVRNVSEQKRAEMALRELSTFQKAMLDNAGHAIISYTPDGIICLFNPAAESLLGYRAEELVGQNPALFHDPDEVAARARLFSAELGVAIGPGFDAIIEKSRRGLPNEHEWTYIRKDGTRLTVLLTVTSLRNPQGDITAYLGIASDITPRKIAEQELIAAKEAAEAANIAKSRFLANMSHEIRTPMNGVLGLAALLQQTSLTSKQRRLTDTIVRSGSSLLEIINDILDFSKIETGKLELEHTDFPLRMLVDDVLELFAAPAHQKHLELIGDVADTVPAFVTGDPARLRQILINLIGNAIKFTEQGEVIVQVVCRTEETDASVLCFSVKDSGIGISSDALGKVFQPFAQADGSTTRKYGGTGLGLAIAKQLVAFMGGEIWVESQAGSGATFFFTVHLAHSHQSNSDVLFSPPALPNQRVLVVDDNPTVRLSLDRQLRNWKVASATAESGQAALRLLTQAAQGGHPYDTVLVDLEMPHMNGLDTIRAIHATLQSHAPRIILMTPIDHIDTAVYNTGLISTMLTKPIRPSEFHRALSGQTLPPKPLAPQRPAQTEARLATHQGSILLAEDNAVNQDVTLGMLEVLGCTATAVETGRRAVDLLATQPFSLILMDCQMPEMDGFEATRTIRRQEHGTGKRIPIVALTAHALQGDRALCLAAGMDDYLSKPFTIEQLKDILHRWLPTASFPSQPDVSPDTAQPAIPPALPTAAQPAESPVDPKSWDSILCLQRPGQPDLLAKVIGLYLKDSQELVDKILAAAEGRDFTSLRDASHSLKSRSATLGAWRVAELCKELETGARAQTLAGPDADRLGRQLQQTFTATCDIFELERQRRAA from the coding sequence ATGCACCCGCTCTTGCAACGGCAACTCAAGCGGCTCGGCACCACGCCGACACAGGCCCCCACGGACCTGGCGGCTTGGCAAGCCCTGTTGACGCGCGTAAGCCAGAGCTATACCGAAAGCGATCAGAGCCGCACGCTGCTGGAGCGGTCGCTGGATGTCATGTCGCGAGAAATGCAGGGGTTGTACGAAGATCTCCAGCGTTCCAGTGAAACGGAGCTAGCGAAAGAGCGAACCAAGCTGGAAGCCGTGCTCCATTCGCTCGGCGACGGGCTCTGCGTCGTCGATGCCCAGTGGAACATCGTTCTCGTGAACCCGCAAGCCGAACAGATGTTCGGCTTGCCGCTGGCCAGTCTGAACGGCCAGCCCATCTATCGTTTCCTCTCGCCCAGTCCTGAGGAATTCAGCCATGCGAGCCTCATCACCGATACGACGCTGCCGCCGCTCGAACAGGGCGCGTCTTATCGCACCGACGACGGTCTGCTCTTACGCCACGATGGCCAGATGCTCCCCGTCTCCCTGGCCGTCACACCGGTGTCCGGCGAAGACGCGATCAGCGGCGCCGTGCTGGTCTTCCGGGATATCACCGACCAGAAAAAACTGGAGGAACACCGGGCCGAGAGCGCCGCGCGGCTTCGCCGGATACAAGCCGGGCTGCTGAAGCTGGCGACCAATGCCACCCTCTATCGCGGAGAACGCGCCGAGGGGTTTCCAACCATCGCGGAAGTCGCGGCACAGAGCCTCCAGGTGGCGCGCGTCAGCATCTGGTTCTTCACTGAAGCCCGCGCGGCTCTGCACTGCGCCGAGCTCTTCGAGATCTCGACCGGCGGCCACACCGCCGGCACCGAACTGTCTGCCTCCAGTTACCCCCGATATTTTGCGGAGTTGGCGACAGAAGACGTCATTGTCGCCAATCAAGCTCAGACCGACCTCGCGACATCGGAGTTTGCGACCGACTATCTCATCCCCCTGGGCATCACATCCATGCTGGATGCGCCCATCCGGTCGGCAGGCAAGATGGTCGGCGTCATCTGCCACGAACACATCGGCCCGCCGAGAATCTGGACCGCTGAAGAGCAGCAATTCGCCACCTCCGTCGCCAATACCGTCTCACTGGTCTTAGAGGCCGCCGACCGCCGAAAGGCCGAGCAGGCGCTGCGTGAGAACGAAGAGAAGTATCGTGGCCTCTTCGAAGGCTCCCACGACGCCATCATGATCCTCTCTCATCCGGACTGGAAATTCACCGCCTGCAACCCTGCCACCGTCGCGCTCTTCGGCGCGCAGAGCGTGGAGCAGATCACGACGCTCGGCCCCTGGAATGTGTCGCCAGATCTTCAGCCTGACGGCAAACTGTCCGCCGCCGAGGCGCCGAAAATGATCATGACCGCGCTGCAACAAGGCTCTCATTTTTTTGAGTGGACCCATAAGAAACTCGACGGACCCAATTTCCCCGCGACCGTCTTACTGACCCGCATCACCCTGCAGGGACAGGTGTGCTTGCAAGCGACCGTTCGCAACGTCAGCGAACAAAAACGCGCCGAGATGGCGCTCCGGGAACTATCCACGTTCCAAAAGGCGATGCTGGACAACGCGGGGCACGCCATTATTTCCTATACCCCGGACGGCATCATCTGCCTCTTCAACCCGGCAGCGGAATCGCTCTTGGGGTACCGCGCGGAGGAATTGGTCGGACAAAACCCCGCGCTGTTCCACGATCCGGATGAAGTCGCCGCGCGCGCCCGCCTCTTCTCCGCGGAACTCGGCGTCGCGATCGGACCGGGCTTCGATGCGATCATCGAAAAGAGCCGCCGAGGGCTTCCGAATGAGCATGAGTGGACCTACATTCGAAAAGACGGCACGCGCTTAACCGTGCTCTTGACCGTCACCTCGCTGCGAAACCCGCAGGGCGACATTACCGCCTACCTGGGCATTGCCTCGGACATTACCCCGCGCAAGATCGCCGAGCAGGAATTGATCGCCGCCAAAGAAGCCGCGGAGGCCGCGAACATCGCAAAATCGCGGTTCCTCGCAAATATGAGCCACGAAATTCGCACCCCCATGAACGGAGTCCTCGGGTTGGCGGCGCTCCTGCAACAAACCTCTCTTACTTCCAAGCAACGCCGCCTGACCGACACGATTGTGCGATCGGGCAGCTCACTCCTGGAAATCATCAACGACATTCTCGACTTTTCAAAAATCGAAACCGGCAAGCTGGAATTGGAACACACCGACTTCCCCCTGCGCATGCTAGTGGACGACGTGCTCGAACTCTTTGCCGCACCCGCGCACCAGAAGCACCTCGAACTGATCGGCGATGTCGCCGACACAGTCCCTGCCTTCGTGACAGGCGACCCGGCTCGACTGCGCCAGATCCTCATCAACCTCATCGGTAACGCCATTAAGTTTACGGAACAGGGCGAAGTGATCGTGCAGGTCGTCTGCCGCACCGAAGAAACAGACGCTTCAGTCCTCTGCTTTTCGGTTAAAGACTCCGGCATCGGCATCTCTTCCGACGCGTTGGGCAAAGTATTTCAGCCCTTTGCTCAGGCCGACGGATCGACCACCAGAAAATACGGCGGCACTGGGCTCGGACTCGCCATTGCCAAGCAACTCGTGGCGTTTATGGGAGGAGAGATCTGGGTCGAAAGCCAGGCTGGCTCGGGCGCGACCTTTTTCTTCACTGTGCATCTCGCCCATTCCCACCAGAGCAATTCCGATGTGCTGTTCTCACCTCCTGCCCTGCCGAACCAGCGCGTCCTAGTCGTCGACGACAATCCCACCGTCCGCCTCTCACTCGACCGGCAACTGCGAAACTGGAAAGTCGCTTCCGCGACCGCTGAATCCGGTCAGGCCGCGCTGCGTCTCTTGACTCAGGCGGCACAGGGCGGCCACCCCTACGACACCGTTCTGGTGGACCTAGAAATGCCCCATATGAACGGGCTCGACACCATCCGCGCCATTCACGCGACTCTTCAGAGCCACGCGCCTCGAATCATTCTCATGACACCCATCGACCACATCGACACGGCCGTGTACAACACGGGGCTGATCTCAACGATGCTCACAAAACCCATCCGGCCATCCGAATTTCATCGCGCTCTGTCTGGACAAACCCTCCCTCCCAAGCCCCTCGCGCCTCAACGCCCAGCACAGACGGAAGCACGGCTCGCCACTCATCAGGGATCGATTCTCCTGGCAGAGGATAATGCCGTAAACCAAGACGTCACACTCGGCATGCTAGAAGTTCTTGGATGCACCGCCACCGCCGTCGAGACCGGGCGGCGCGCGGTCGATCTCCTCGCGACCCAACCGTTTAGCCTGATTCTCATGGATTGCCAAATGCCTGAAATGGATGGCTTCGAGGCCACGCGCACGATTCGCCGACAAGAGCACGGGACAGGGAAAAGAATCCCGATTGTGGCGTTGACGGCTCACGCGCTGCAGGGCGATCGCGCCCTCTGCCTGGCAGCCGGAATGGACGATTATTTGAGCAAGCCGTTCACGATCGAACAGTTGAAAGACATTCTCCATCGGTGGCTGCCGACGGCATCGTTCCCATCCCAGCCCGATGTATCTCCCGACACCGCTCAACCCGCGATTCCGCCGGCGCTGCCCACGGCGGCTCAACCAGCCGAGTCGCCCGTAGATCCGAAAAGTTGGGACAGCATTCTCTGCCTCCAACGGCCAGGCCAGCCGGACCTACTCGCGAAAGTCATTGGGCTCTATCTTAAAGATTCGCAAGAATTGGTCGATAAGATACTAGCGGCGGCGGAAGGAAGGGACTTCACGTCCCTGCGGGACGCCTCTCATAGCCTGAAATCGCGCAGCGCCACGCTTGGAGCCTGGCGCGTCGCGGAACTCTGCAAGGAACTGGAAACAGGGGCGCGGGCCCAAACCCTGGCAGGACCGGACGCCGACCGGCTGGGCAGGCAGTTACAACAGACCTTTACCGCAACCTGCGATATCTTTGAACTTGAACGACAGAGGAGAGCGGCATAA
- a CDS encoding putative Diguanylate cyclase (Evidence 3 : Putative function from multiple computational evidences; Product type e : enzyme; MaGe:77309214), whose protein sequence is MNPPPLALIVDDDITLRVLAREALEQAGCRVEDASTGQEALAAFQREIPDIVLLDVVMPGMDGFATCAALRKLPGGAAVPILIMTGLDDVKSIATAYDAGATDFVTKPWNALVLSHRVRYMLRASQAVTELLEREMSLAEAQRIAHLGNWRWDLASNRFTASTEVFRILGVVPNGAAPNFTFEQFIARMDSPDQASVEAGIRQAIATGAPYCQDHRIQRPAGDVRVVHHYAEAVFESGGAMTSVVGTIQDITNQKQAEAQIHFLSNYDRLTQLPNRQLFHDRVTQALAAQKRHGQPGAVLLLNLDRFQRINDTLGSKSGDSILREVAERLRHCVRQSDSVARHDDQEPVMLSRLRGDEFTVLLTHLHSAQSASKVAQRILASLNAPYQVDDRSVEVTASIGIALLEQDGEDLDALLRNADAAVHAAQDKGRNTYQFYLQSMNVALAERLSLETDLRRALERSEFVLHYQPQVDIRRWEIVGVEALIRWQHPERGMVSPMTFIPLAEEVGLIDRIGQWVLRTACVQQVAWTAYGLGDISIAINLSGAQFRQADLADSIRTIVQETGANPTRLELELTESTAMQNAENAVAILHQLKGMGFSLSIDDFGTGYSSLAYLKRFPIDTIKIDRAFVKDLASETEHAAIAIAIIAMAHGLKLRVLAEGVETQPQLDILRDQGCDAIQGYFFSHPLPADRVEQLIRDLRAKAGHEQRAA, encoded by the coding sequence ATGAATCCTCCCCCACTGGCCCTCATTGTTGACGACGACATTACCTTGCGCGTCCTCGCGCGGGAAGCCTTGGAACAAGCCGGCTGCCGAGTCGAAGATGCGTCGACGGGGCAGGAAGCCCTCGCCGCCTTTCAGCGGGAGATCCCCGACATCGTCCTCTTGGACGTCGTCATGCCAGGGATGGACGGGTTCGCCACCTGCGCGGCCCTCCGCAAGCTGCCCGGAGGAGCGGCCGTGCCTATCCTCATTATGACCGGTCTGGACGATGTGAAGTCCATCGCCACGGCCTACGATGCCGGCGCCACCGACTTTGTCACGAAACCATGGAATGCGCTGGTGCTCAGTCACCGGGTTCGTTATATGCTGCGCGCCAGCCAGGCCGTGACAGAACTGCTCGAACGGGAGATGAGTCTCGCCGAGGCCCAGCGGATCGCTCACCTGGGGAATTGGCGATGGGATCTGGCATCGAACCGGTTTACCGCTTCGACCGAAGTCTTTCGCATTCTGGGCGTGGTGCCGAACGGCGCCGCACCGAATTTCACCTTCGAGCAATTCATCGCCCGCATGGATTCACCCGATCAAGCCAGCGTCGAGGCCGGAATCCGCCAGGCCATCGCAACCGGGGCGCCCTACTGCCAGGATCACCGCATCCAGCGGCCGGCCGGAGACGTCCGCGTCGTTCACCATTACGCGGAAGCGGTCTTTGAATCGGGCGGCGCCATGACGTCTGTCGTCGGCACGATTCAGGATATTACCAATCAAAAGCAGGCTGAGGCCCAGATTCACTTCCTGTCGAACTACGACCGCCTGACGCAGTTGCCCAATCGCCAGCTGTTTCACGATCGCGTCACCCAGGCGCTCGCCGCGCAAAAGCGGCATGGGCAGCCAGGCGCCGTGCTGCTCCTGAACCTCGACCGGTTTCAACGCATCAACGATACGCTCGGCTCCAAGTCCGGAGACAGCATTCTCCGCGAGGTGGCCGAACGGCTGCGCCATTGTGTGCGGCAATCGGATTCGGTCGCGCGGCACGACGATCAAGAACCCGTCATGCTCTCCCGCCTGAGAGGGGACGAGTTCACCGTGCTGCTGACACATCTGCACTCGGCGCAAAGCGCCTCGAAGGTCGCGCAACGAATTCTGGCTTCCCTCAATGCGCCCTACCAGGTCGACGACCGGTCGGTCGAAGTGACCGCCAGCATCGGCATTGCGCTCCTCGAACAAGACGGCGAGGATCTCGATGCCCTGCTCCGCAACGCGGACGCGGCGGTCCACGCGGCACAAGACAAGGGACGCAATACCTATCAATTCTATTTGCAATCGATGAACGTCGCGCTGGCCGAACGGTTGAGCCTGGAAACGGACCTTCGCCGAGCCCTGGAGCGCAGCGAGTTTGTCCTGCACTATCAGCCGCAAGTCGACATTCGCCGATGGGAAATCGTCGGCGTGGAAGCGCTCATCCGATGGCAGCATCCGGAGCGTGGCATGGTCTCTCCGATGACGTTTATTCCGCTGGCCGAAGAAGTCGGCCTGATCGACCGGATCGGACAGTGGGTGCTGCGCACCGCCTGCGTGCAACAGGTTGCCTGGACAGCCTACGGGCTTGGCGATATCTCTATTGCGATCAATTTGTCGGGAGCCCAGTTCCGGCAAGCCGACCTGGCGGATTCAATCCGCACGATCGTACAGGAAACCGGCGCAAACCCCACCCGCTTAGAGTTGGAACTGACGGAAAGCACCGCGATGCAGAATGCGGAAAACGCGGTCGCGATCCTGCACCAGCTGAAAGGCATGGGATTCAGTCTGTCTATCGACGATTTCGGCACGGGGTATTCGTCGCTGGCCTATCTCAAGCGATTCCCGATCGATACCATCAAAATCGACCGGGCCTTCGTGAAGGATCTCGCGTCAGAAACGGAACATGCCGCGATCGCCATCGCCATTATCGCCATGGCGCACGGGCTCAAACTCCGGGTCTTGGCTGAAGGGGTGGAAACCCAGCCGCAACTCGACATTCTGCGCGATCAAGGCTGCGATGCCATTCAGGGGTATTTCTTCAGCCATCCGCTGCCGGCCGACCGGGTCGAACAGCTGATCCGCGATCTCCGCGCAAAGGCCGGCCACGAACAGCGCGCAGCCTAG